One window of Bactrocera tryoni isolate S06 chromosome 2, CSIRO_BtryS06_freeze2, whole genome shotgun sequence genomic DNA carries:
- the LOC120768853 gene encoding uncharacterized protein LOC120768853: MHRCKAADAILSQMVMENDYEIIIISEKYKKKETGTWLEDSSSTAAIWLPQGSNATTVSNGNGNGFVWVKCDIFTVISCYLTPSDSTQEFQEKLDNIEDTARTIEGQLIIAGDLNCRAVEWGMPNTNSRGKRILEMARLGLIVLNTGSATTFRRPGCEETTPDITLSTERLAGSINNWKILEDYAGSDHHYNSFMIDTGRNAYQLSKNNGTRKWNISKLDTSKLIAEIDEQNPSSDPSLIARKTVEHTMRNITKACQKSMPKATHSKRKAIVHWWTENIAELRRTCLRLRRSYTRSKRRGAAPQEVEQYKAAKKELKHAIDDSKKEKWEKLREDINRNP, translated from the coding sequence ATGCATAGATGCAAGGCCGCTGACGCCATACTCTCGCAAATGGTGATGGAGAATGACTACGAGATAATAATCATAAGCgagaaatacaaaaagaaagagaCAGGTACATGGCTAGAAGATAGCAGCTCAACCGCCGCTATATGGCTACCACAAGGGAGTAACGCCACCACTGTAAGCAATGGGAACGGCAACGGCTTCGTGTGGGTCAAGTGCGATATTTTTACAGTAATTAGCTGCTACTTGACGCCAAGCGATAGTACACAGGAATTCCAAGAAAAGCTCGACAATATAGAGGACACAGCCAGGACCATAGAAGGCCAATTGATCATCGCCGGAGACCTAAACTGCAGAGCCGTAGAGTGGGGTATGCCAAACACTAACTCGAGAGGAAAGCGAATTCTAGAAATGGCGCGGCTAGGTCTAATAGTGCTCAATACGGGAAGTGCAACTACGTTCAGAAGACCGGGATGCGAGGAAACCACACCAGACATCACCCTATCAACAGAACGCTTGGCAGGCTCAATAAATAATTGGAAAATCCTGGAGGACTACGCTGGCAGCGATCATCACTACAACTCTTTCATGATCGACACTGGAAGAAACGCTTACCAGCTCAGCAAAAATAATGGAACACGGAAGTGGAATATTTCGAAACTAGACACATCGAAATTAATCGCCGAAATAGACGAGCAGAACCCATCTAGCGACCCCTCCCTTATAGCAAGAAAAACAGTCGAGCACACAATGCGTAATATAACCAAAGCCTGCCAAAAATCAATGCCCAAGGCTACCCACAGCAAACGTAAAGCAATAGTTCACTGGTGGACTGAAAACATCGCCGAACTCAGACGCACATGCCTCCGCCTTCGCAGATCTTATACGAGATCCAAGCGCAGAGGAGCTGCACCACAAGAAGTCGAGCaatacaaagcagcaaaaaaggagCTGAAGCACGCCATCGACGACAGTAAAAAGGAAAAATGGGAGAAACTACGGGAGGATATAAACAGAAACCCCTGA